From one Paenibacillus sp. FSL K6-1330 genomic stretch:
- the araD gene encoding L-ribulose-5-phosphate 4-epimerase produces MLEDLKQQVLEANLELPMHGLVTFTWGNVSGIDREQGLFVIKPSGVPYEDLKADDMVVLDLKGNVVEGDLRPSSDTPTHLVLYQKFKEIGGIVHTHSPWGTSWAQAGRALPAYGTTHADYFYGEIPVTRPMTREEIEGAYELETGNVIVERFADLDPNMVPGVLVHSHAPFVWGKDAHNAVHNAVVLEECAKIAARMQQINPETEPMDQTLLDRHFLRKHGVNAYYGQK; encoded by the coding sequence ATGTTGGAGGATTTAAAGCAGCAGGTGCTGGAGGCGAATCTGGAGCTTCCGATGCACGGACTCGTTACCTTTACATGGGGAAATGTAAGCGGTATCGACCGTGAACAGGGACTGTTTGTCATTAAGCCAAGCGGCGTGCCTTACGAGGATTTAAAAGCGGACGACATGGTCGTGCTGGATTTGAAGGGAAATGTCGTTGAAGGCGATTTGCGACCATCCTCCGATACCCCGACACATCTGGTCCTCTATCAGAAATTTAAAGAGATCGGCGGAATTGTGCATACCCACTCTCCATGGGGAACGAGCTGGGCTCAAGCCGGACGCGCGCTTCCTGCTTACGGAACCACGCACGCCGACTATTTTTACGGGGAAATTCCGGTTACGCGGCCCATGACCCGCGAAGAAATTGAGGGGGCCTACGAGTTGGAGACGGGCAACGTCATTGTTGAGCGATTCGCAGACCTGGATCCGAACATGGTGCCTGGCGTGCTTGTCCATTCGCATGCGCCATTCGTGTGGGGCAAGGATGCGCATAACGCGGTTCATAATGCGGTAGTGTTGGAGGAGTGCGCCAAGATTGCAGCCCGGATGCAGCAGATTAATCCGGAAACCGAACCGATGGATCAGACGCTGCTGGATCGCCATTTTTTACGGAAGCATGGAGTTAATGCCTATTACGGTCAAAAGTAA
- a CDS encoding GntR family transcriptional regulator — translation MNNRRIPKYIVLKNELLSWFESGRLQAGKQVPSEHEIADQFGVSRQTVRQTFGELEKEGWLERIQGKGTFARNPGRRESKQVKTIGIITTYISDYIFPHIVRGAEAELRSKGYRLLLSSTDNNKEKEMESLQLMTSQPLSGLIIEPTKSAEGNPNLTYFLSLQEKGIPFLMINEKYRELECPCLKLDDELGGYKATRHLIENGHQAIAGFFKRDDLQGVNRLKGFLRAHREAGISVSPERVVTYTTEQKGSFPYDQAVQLLKQPDELRPTGFVCYNDELAVSLAEAAGQCRLQIPQDVSLVGFDDSTLAEASGVKLTTMTHPKTEMGIMAARQLISMIEHHSVIEDTVFQPELVERESVKKR, via the coding sequence ATGAATAATAGACGGATACCCAAATATATTGTATTAAAAAACGAACTGCTCTCCTGGTTTGAATCCGGCCGGCTTCAAGCGGGCAAACAAGTTCCTTCGGAGCATGAAATCGCCGACCAGTTCGGCGTAAGCCGCCAGACGGTCCGCCAAACCTTCGGCGAGCTGGAGAAGGAAGGCTGGCTGGAACGGATTCAGGGCAAAGGGACGTTCGCTAGAAATCCCGGGCGGCGGGAGAGCAAGCAGGTTAAGACGATTGGCATCATAACAACCTATATCTCGGATTATATTTTCCCGCATATCGTTCGGGGAGCGGAGGCGGAGCTGCGCAGCAAGGGATACCGCCTGCTGCTCTCCAGTACCGATAACAACAAGGAGAAAGAGATGGAGAGTCTTCAGCTCATGACCAGTCAGCCGCTTAGCGGGCTGATTATCGAGCCGACCAAGAGTGCGGAGGGCAACCCGAATTTGACGTATTTCCTATCCCTGCAGGAGAAGGGAATCCCGTTTTTGATGATCAATGAGAAGTATCGGGAGTTGGAATGTCCTTGTCTGAAGCTTGATGATGAGCTTGGCGGTTACAAGGCTACACGTCATTTGATCGAGAACGGACACCAGGCGATCGCCGGATTCTTCAAGCGGGACGATCTTCAGGGTGTGAACCGGCTGAAAGGCTTCTTACGTGCGCATCGCGAGGCGGGAATTTCCGTTTCGCCGGAGCGGGTGGTTACGTATACAACGGAACAGAAGGGAAGTTTTCCGTATGATCAGGCCGTCCAGTTGCTGAAGCAGCCGGATGAGCTGCGACCGACGGGGTTTGTATGTTATAACGACGAGCTGGCTGTGTCTTTAGCAGAGGCTGCCGGACAATGCAGGCTGCAAATCCCGCAGGATGTGTCCCTGGTCGGGTTCGATGATTCAACGCTAGCCGAAGCTTCCGGCGTGAAGCTGACAACGATGACCCACCCGAAGACAGAGATGGGGATTATGGCGGCCAGACAATTAATTAGCATGATTGAGCATCATAGCGTTATAGAGGATACGGTATTTCAACCGGAGCTGGTGGAGAGAGAATCGGTGAAGAAACGGTAG
- a CDS encoding ABC transporter ATP-binding protein: MKKAILRTEKLCKTYSTGGIQQHVLKNLDISIMEGDFTVIMGSSGSGKSTLLYALSGMDKPSLGEIHFEGHNLTSLSNDKLAIFRRNHCGFIFQQIYLLDHMTVLDNILASGLLVNKNRQAVTAKSKQLLESVQLNEESWAKFPSQLSGGEAQRAGIVRALINSPRIVFADEPTGALNSASSNSVLDVMTEANRKGQSFVMVTHDLKTALRGNRILYLRDGMICGDLDLGDYTPGSSLDRQERLNFFLAEMEW; the protein is encoded by the coding sequence ATGAAAAAGGCGATACTCAGAACGGAAAAGCTCTGCAAGACATACTCCACCGGCGGAATTCAACAGCATGTTCTGAAAAATTTGGATATCAGCATAATGGAAGGCGACTTCACTGTCATTATGGGCAGTTCCGGTTCAGGCAAATCGACCTTGCTTTATGCTCTCTCCGGCATGGATAAACCGTCGCTAGGGGAAATCCATTTCGAAGGGCATAATCTCACAAGTTTGAGCAATGATAAGCTCGCGATTTTTCGGAGGAATCACTGCGGGTTCATATTTCAGCAAATCTACCTGCTGGATCATATGACCGTACTGGATAATATCCTTGCAAGCGGGCTCCTCGTGAACAAGAACAGGCAGGCCGTAACAGCAAAATCCAAACAACTGCTGGAATCGGTGCAATTAAATGAGGAATCATGGGCAAAATTCCCCTCCCAGCTGTCCGGAGGCGAGGCGCAACGAGCCGGAATTGTGCGCGCTCTGATCAACAGTCCGAGGATCGTATTCGCTGATGAGCCGACAGGAGCGCTGAACTCGGCGTCAAGCAACAGCGTGCTCGATGTGATGACTGAGGCCAACCGCAAAGGACAGAGCTTTGTGATGGTTACCCATGATCTTAAAACGGCACTGCGAGGCAACCGGATTCTTTACCTCCGTGATGGTATGATCTGCGGTGACTTGGATCTCGGGGATTACACTCCGGGTTCCAGCCTTGATCGTCAAGAGAGGCTGAATTTCTTTTTGGCCGAAATGGAGTGGTAG
- a CDS encoding M56 family metallopeptidase has protein sequence MSPTLHENLLSFFGWVIRGSFMASILIVLVLILQFLLRNKIEARWKYWLWLPVAIRLLLPWAPESSLSLYNVLSLEAIAPGIHQQTQVSSGGKEAGRISEATVHVERSINPGASGTSEVPAPSLESGLVQESGFWWNGFNQIGFTNTLIAVWFAGVLLLAAKTIYDQLRLKQALRAGRKIDTPFLSAVFHETKQQLGVKQKVQFLSSERIPGPAVVGFSKPAIAISPSLLITLKKDQLQYILAHEFAHIQRRDVAVNWLMHTILIIHWFNPLLWLAVRKARQDQEMACDACALNRMSPQQNNAYGQTIIHVLEHFSGNQRQPGLAGLSATHKQMKRRLTMIKHFHKKSYRLSILAMGMIIALGSVTLVNAKESDAGSVTPKASVQSEQDLKAADMIYPEGDIDRELYKKELEKAQKKAEVAAKALTPEEKKYIEAETNRVKKLSNETGDMYVLYHKYKDLNSGFDLSYWGGIETFTAYEDYLKRASTLEGSILKQPVNLPEGYKFSKARIEGPTEGKLLDEVRAEGKKSGKPIYAKKIDWEEAATIRLEYTNGKDTLAISKYTLDSEGSKKKGFFEDDFPAHIYPKYVFWHEGGFEYSISATWDMSKEQKIEMLKAAVQK, from the coding sequence ATGAGTCCTACATTGCATGAAAATTTATTGTCTTTTTTTGGCTGGGTGATTCGCGGATCGTTCATGGCCTCCATCCTGATCGTACTTGTGCTGATTCTACAGTTTCTATTAAGAAACAAAATTGAGGCTAGATGGAAATATTGGCTTTGGCTACCTGTAGCCATACGTTTGCTGCTCCCTTGGGCTCCGGAATCCTCGCTTAGCCTGTACAATGTTCTGTCTTTGGAGGCCATAGCACCCGGTATTCATCAACAAACTCAAGTTTCATCGGGTGGGAAGGAAGCGGGGAGAATAAGCGAGGCGACGGTTCATGTTGAGCGCTCTATAAACCCGGGAGCAAGCGGAACCTCGGAAGTACCTGCTCCATCCCTTGAATCGGGACTCGTGCAGGAGAGCGGCTTTTGGTGGAATGGGTTCAACCAAATAGGCTTCACCAATACGCTGATTGCGGTTTGGTTTGCGGGCGTGCTGCTTCTTGCCGCTAAAACGATATACGACCAGCTTCGATTGAAACAAGCCCTGCGCGCGGGCCGAAAGATAGATACGCCTTTTCTATCGGCAGTGTTTCACGAGACGAAACAGCAATTAGGCGTGAAGCAAAAAGTGCAATTTCTGTCCAGCGAGCGAATTCCTGGACCTGCCGTGGTCGGTTTTAGCAAGCCGGCGATCGCCATTTCGCCCAGTCTGCTCATCACGCTGAAAAAAGATCAACTTCAATATATTCTGGCGCATGAGTTCGCACATATTCAGCGGCGGGATGTCGCCGTGAACTGGTTGATGCATACCATCCTGATCATCCATTGGTTTAATCCGTTATTATGGCTAGCCGTACGTAAAGCAAGACAGGATCAGGAGATGGCCTGCGATGCATGCGCCTTGAATCGGATGAGCCCGCAGCAAAACAATGCATACGGACAAACGATCATCCATGTGTTGGAGCATTTTTCAGGAAACCAACGCCAGCCGGGGCTTGCCGGCCTGTCCGCCACACATAAACAAATGAAAAGGAGACTTACGATGATTAAACATTTTCACAAAAAATCATACCGTCTATCCATTCTGGCAATGGGGATGATTATCGCGCTTGGCAGCGTGACATTGGTTAATGCTAAGGAAAGCGATGCAGGGAGCGTAACACCAAAGGCTTCCGTGCAATCGGAACAGGATTTAAAAGCTGCTGATATGATCTATCCCGAGGGAGATATAGACCGCGAGCTCTACAAGAAAGAACTGGAAAAGGCGCAGAAAAAAGCAGAAGTTGCAGCCAAGGCTCTAACTCCAGAGGAAAAGAAGTATATCGAAGCTGAGACCAATAGAGTGAAGAAGCTAAGTAATGAGACAGGCGATATGTACGTTCTGTATCATAAATATAAGGATCTTAACAGCGGATTCGACCTAAGTTATTGGGGAGGGATAGAAACATTTACCGCTTACGAGGACTACTTGAAAAGAGCTTCCACGCTGGAAGGTTCCATCCTGAAGCAGCCCGTCAACTTGCCGGAGGGATATAAGTTTTCCAAAGCGAGAATTGAAGGTCCAACTGAAGGCAAGCTCCTTGATGAAGTAAGGGCCGAAGGCAAGAAGAGCGGAAAACCCATCTATGCGAAAAAGATAGATTGGGAAGAGGCGGCAACCATCCGTCTTGAGTATACGAACGGGAAAGACACACTGGCCATTTCAAAGTATACGTTGGACTCAGAGGGAAGTAAGAAGAAAGGCTTCTTTGAGGATGACTTCCCGGCGCATATCTATCCAAAATACGTGTTTTGGCATGAAGGCGGCTTCGAATACAGCATTTCAGCCACATGGGATATGTCCAAAGAACAGAAGATCGAAATGCTGAAAGCAGCGGTGCAGAAATAA
- a CDS encoding ABC transporter permease, translating to MAIFKLSIANMKKAKSATISLFIMILIAAMLLNMGLTLMSKMSHFYENKTMQLDEAHLSIAMNKDSFEPSYEDFFRAYPGVEKTKTEQIILLPMVTIRYKKTDFSTSAAILNADLSRTIAPLRLIEESRSELGKRIYLPYGLKIDGDYRLGDHFSLTYQNKTYGYRVAGFFESTLMGSTRLGMLKFYLPGEDYSELFRELGSSASGVLMSATFKNSEHSSEMLRDYHENFSYSNHSKDAGFWSGDIKMAKDSTVTVDTIAMILVAFAVVLVLVSVIVIDFQISNSIADGMVNIGVLKALGYTGRQIISSMVFQFMLVSFAGSIAGIIASYIAMPAFYDVFSNLNKLLWPGGSHPGTDLASVLIVSLLVLIVALLSSIRIRRLHPIAALRRGIATHSFKRNWFPMDKARGGLQFVLGCKNLVHNLKLNIMTAGIIASITFASVFSVVLYYNMAQDKTDFFLMIGTETPDIGIQVAAGKDSGALLRELEQMEGVEKAIIQDTLATMIDGQMVTAEFSDDFKKLNTNKIFKGSYPEFDNEIAISGRLARRLDKDVGDMISMGTGKDTHDYLITGLSQEIHSDSAGVSLTQDGAKRLIPGHKGMSINVYLDDSGETDMVSMIEDKYGNMVQAITNVKESLKSQSADLTSAIFSLMASILVITFLILFLILYLAVSTIIRKRKRELGVFRAIGYTTFQLRTQIALGFMPVVILSVVLGGVLGSRYFNSVLKLVLFDSGAANMKLIVNLPLVIILCTAVILVSYVVSMLVSRRIKQITPYGLITD from the coding sequence ATGGCTATCTTCAAATTGTCCATTGCTAATATGAAAAAGGCGAAGAGCGCGACAATCTCTTTATTTATCATGATTTTGATTGCGGCTATGCTGTTGAACATGGGTCTGACGTTAATGAGTAAAATGAGCCATTTTTATGAAAACAAGACCATGCAACTGGATGAGGCTCACCTTAGCATTGCAATGAACAAAGACAGCTTTGAACCGTCGTATGAAGATTTTTTTAGAGCTTATCCCGGTGTGGAAAAGACGAAGACGGAGCAAATCATTTTATTGCCCATGGTCACGATTCGGTATAAAAAAACGGATTTTAGCACCAGTGCCGCGATATTGAATGCGGATCTCAGCCGGACTATAGCGCCTTTGCGACTAATTGAGGAATCCAGGTCTGAACTTGGAAAGAGAATCTATCTGCCTTACGGGTTGAAGATCGACGGGGACTACCGATTGGGCGATCATTTTAGTCTGACTTATCAAAATAAGACCTACGGTTATCGGGTAGCAGGCTTTTTTGAATCGACGTTAATGGGTTCGACCAGGCTGGGCATGCTGAAGTTTTATTTGCCAGGTGAAGACTACAGTGAGTTATTTCGGGAACTCGGCTCTTCGGCCAGCGGGGTTCTGATGTCGGCAACTTTTAAAAACAGCGAACATTCGAGCGAGATGCTCCGTGATTACCATGAAAATTTCTCGTATTCCAACCATTCGAAGGATGCCGGTTTTTGGAGCGGCGATATAAAGATGGCGAAGGATAGCACCGTGACCGTTGATACGATCGCTATGATTTTGGTGGCATTCGCGGTTGTGCTCGTTCTGGTATCGGTCATTGTCATCGATTTTCAGATTTCTAACAGCATTGCTGACGGAATGGTAAACATAGGTGTGCTAAAAGCGTTAGGGTATACCGGTCGGCAAATCATATCCTCGATGGTATTCCAATTTATGCTGGTCTCGTTCGCGGGAAGCATTGCAGGCATAATCGCTTCTTATATAGCAATGCCCGCATTCTATGACGTTTTTTCAAATTTGAATAAACTGCTATGGCCGGGCGGGTCTCACCCCGGAACAGATTTGGCCAGTGTTTTGATCGTAAGCCTGCTGGTGCTTATCGTAGCTTTGCTTTCATCCATACGGATTCGTCGGCTGCACCCTATCGCTGCCTTACGAAGAGGGATTGCGACTCATAGTTTCAAGCGGAATTGGTTTCCGATGGATAAGGCCAGAGGCGGCCTGCAATTTGTACTCGGGTGTAAAAACCTGGTTCATAATCTAAAGCTTAATATAATGACCGCCGGTATTATTGCCTCGATTACCTTTGCCTCTGTTTTTTCGGTGGTGTTGTACTACAATATGGCTCAGGATAAAACAGATTTTTTTCTAATGATCGGTACTGAGACGCCTGATATCGGAATTCAGGTGGCAGCCGGAAAGGATAGCGGGGCATTGCTTCGTGAATTAGAGCAGATGGAAGGCGTAGAAAAGGCGATCATTCAGGATACTCTCGCAACGATGATCGACGGCCAAATGGTGACTGCGGAGTTTTCGGACGATTTCAAAAAATTGAACACGAATAAGATCTTCAAGGGTAGCTATCCGGAGTTTGACAATGAAATTGCGATTTCCGGAAGATTAGCCAGGCGGCTCGATAAAGACGTTGGCGATATGATTAGCATGGGGACGGGCAAGGACACTCATGATTATCTGATTACCGGGTTGAGTCAAGAAATTCATTCGGACTCGGCCGGAGTATCCTTGACCCAGGATGGGGCGAAGCGCCTGATTCCCGGTCACAAAGGCATGTCTATAAATGTCTATCTGGATGATTCCGGCGAGACGGATATGGTAAGCATGATTGAGGATAAATATGGAAACATGGTTCAAGCCATTACGAATGTAAAGGAGTCGTTGAAGAGTCAAAGTGCGGATTTGACTTCTGCCATTTTCTCGCTTATGGCCAGTATTCTCGTAATCACCTTCCTGATCTTATTCCTGATTCTTTATCTGGCCGTTAGTACGATCATTCGTAAACGGAAGAGAGAGTTAGGCGTTTTCAGAGCGATTGGCTATACCACCTTCCAGCTGAGGACGCAGATTGCCTTGGGCTTTATGCCGGTTGTCATCCTCAGCGTAGTGCTCGGTGGAGTGCTCGGTTCCCGATACTTTAATTCCGTACTTAAGCTGGTGCTTTTTGATTCTGGAGCCGCCAACATGAAACTTATCGTGAATCTTCCTCTGGTTATAATACTATGTACTGCAGTTATTTTAGTATCCTATGTGGTCTCCATGCTGGTCTCACGCAGGATTAAGCAGATCACCCCGTACGGCTTGATAACTGACTAG
- a CDS encoding BlaI/MecI/CopY family transcriptional regulator, which produces MNQIPPITDAELEIMRVLWTNPDCPSSEVVKQMTDQMGWSPNTTRTLLSRLVQKEAAGAKLEKGSKRTQLFYPIISEQEYLQSETKSFMKKLYGGSLKPMLANFLQDKKLNAQEIEDLKALFDDNRSDGETEKREP; this is translated from the coding sequence ATGAATCAAATACCACCAATTACGGATGCAGAGCTGGAAATTATGCGCGTATTGTGGACAAATCCGGACTGCCCTTCCAGCGAGGTCGTAAAACAAATGACGGATCAAATGGGGTGGAGCCCCAATACGACCCGGACGCTCCTCAGTCGTCTGGTGCAGAAGGAAGCAGCGGGTGCGAAACTGGAAAAGGGTTCAAAGCGCACCCAACTATTTTATCCGATCATCAGCGAGCAGGAGTATCTGCAGTCCGAAACCAAATCCTTCATGAAAAAGCTTTATGGGGGATCTTTAAAGCCGATGCTGGCCAACTTTCTGCAGGATAAAAAACTGAATGCGCAAGAAATCGAGGATCTAAAAGCATTGTTTGACGATAACCGCAGCGACGGGGAAACAGAAAAGAGAGAGCCCTGA
- a CDS encoding response regulator transcription factor, with the protein MNYDCLIVDDETVLAATTCEYLNMFDVPAAYVTSAEECERFLREHEVSLILLDINLGRTSGFDLCKRLRQTSDIPILFISARSSEDDILIALNIGGDDYIQKPYTLSILLAKVQAVLKRYKKNGAADFLEFGRVQMDCVKSRVRVSGEEVKFKALEYKLLLYLAQNKNRVVTKEELFAKVWGDLFTGDGTLNVHIRHLREKIEEDPNRPQYIITVWGKGYMLEDGGR; encoded by the coding sequence ATGAATTATGATTGTTTGATTGTAGATGACGAGACTGTTTTGGCAGCAACCACTTGCGAGTATTTAAATATGTTTGATGTCCCGGCGGCTTACGTGACGAGCGCGGAGGAGTGTGAACGTTTTTTGAGGGAACACGAGGTTTCCCTAATCTTGCTGGACATTAATCTGGGCCGGACCTCAGGTTTTGATCTGTGCAAAAGGTTAAGGCAAACCTCGGATATCCCTATCCTGTTTATCAGTGCCCGCTCAAGTGAAGACGATATACTAATTGCGCTCAACATCGGAGGGGATGATTATATACAAAAACCTTATACGCTCAGTATTTTGCTGGCGAAAGTTCAAGCCGTGCTCAAAAGATATAAAAAAAACGGCGCTGCGGATTTCCTGGAGTTCGGTAGGGTTCAGATGGACTGCGTCAAGTCACGAGTTCGTGTAAGTGGCGAAGAGGTCAAGTTCAAGGCTTTAGAATATAAATTGCTTTTGTATCTGGCTCAGAATAAAAACCGGGTGGTTACGAAGGAGGAACTGTTTGCAAAGGTATGGGGAGATTTGTTTACGGGTGACGGAACCCTGAATGTCCATATTCGTCATTTGCGGGAAAAGATTGAAGAGGATCCCAATAGGCCGCAGTATATCATAACCGTATGGGGTAAGGGATACATGCTGGAGGATGGTGGACGTTGA
- a CDS encoding HAMP domain-containing sensor histidine kinase yields MKSKWMYLTMVAVFMAGLLVFVRMMATGVDTDVDIVMVNKVLKTVENHWEHVDQGDYSGITQRFVVLDQKGAVRYETSDGLFTNVYDAIKNRGIVLDVKVEGKFVGKLILFDDYEQRVQRSKKHLVVVLLTIFAVLALLCTLYIIMLNRLVIRPFKKLQSFALNVARGNLDVPLSMDRSNLFGAFTESFDIMREQLATARQREYEANRSKKELVASLSHDVKTPVASIKAVSELMLLRVDDEKLIRQLNMIHSKAEQINGLVTDMFHATLEELKELKVNVTEEYSSVLNTIIANVNFDDQITFDSIPKCLILVDVTRLQQVFDNLLGNSYKYAGTNVRISSYITPPYLHIEIMDFGKGIEEVELPLLFNKFYRGNNASGQTGAGLGLYISKYLMQSMGGDISCHNRDNGFTVKLQIKLV; encoded by the coding sequence TTGAAATCCAAATGGATGTACCTGACGATGGTTGCGGTTTTTATGGCAGGGCTTCTTGTTTTTGTACGGATGATGGCGACGGGAGTGGATACGGATGTGGATATCGTTATGGTCAACAAGGTGCTGAAGACGGTTGAGAATCACTGGGAGCACGTTGACCAAGGCGATTACAGCGGAATTACGCAGCGTTTTGTCGTTCTGGACCAGAAGGGGGCGGTTCGTTACGAGACTTCGGACGGATTGTTCACGAATGTTTACGATGCTATCAAGAACAGAGGGATCGTTCTGGATGTGAAGGTGGAAGGAAAGTTCGTAGGGAAACTGATCCTTTTTGATGATTATGAACAAAGGGTTCAACGCAGCAAGAAACACCTGGTTGTTGTCCTATTGACGATCTTTGCTGTATTAGCTCTGTTATGCACGCTATATATCATCATGTTGAACCGCTTGGTGATCAGGCCCTTCAAGAAGCTGCAAAGCTTTGCCCTGAACGTGGCCAGAGGAAATTTAGACGTTCCGTTAAGCATGGATAGGAGCAATCTGTTCGGTGCATTTACCGAAAGTTTCGATATCATGCGCGAACAGTTGGCGACCGCCCGCCAAAGAGAATATGAAGCCAACCGCAGCAAGAAGGAACTGGTCGCCAGTCTGAGCCATGACGTAAAAACACCGGTGGCCTCCATCAAAGCGGTTAGCGAGCTGATGCTGCTTCGCGTCGATGATGAGAAGCTGATCAGGCAGCTCAACATGATTCACTCGAAAGCCGAGCAAATCAACGGGCTGGTAACCGATATGTTCCATGCGACGCTTGAGGAGCTAAAGGAACTGAAGGTGAACGTTACCGAGGAGTACAGCAGCGTTCTGAATACGATCATCGCGAATGTCAATTTTGATGATCAGATCACCTTCGACTCCATTCCGAAATGTTTGATTCTTGTCGATGTGACGCGTCTTCAGCAGGTCTTTGATAACCTCCTGGGCAACTCTTATAAGTACGCAGGTACCAATGTTCGTATTTCCTCATACATAACTCCCCCTTATTTACATATCGAGATTATGGATTTTGGAAAAGGCATTGAAGAAGTTGAATTGCCGCTGCTCTTCAATAAATTCTATCGGGGCAATAACGCCTCGGGGCAAACCGGTGCGGGTCTCGGCCTATATATATCCAAATACCTCATGCAGAGCATGGGCGGGGATATATCGTGCCATAATCGCGATAACGGTTTTACGGTCAAGCTTCAAATCAAACTGGTCTGA
- the araA gene encoding L-arabinose isomerase — protein sequence MNLKPHSFWFVTGSQHLYGPETLEQVAEHSRIVATEFDKDPVFSYPIVFKPIVTTPDEIYNLILEANNDESCAGIMTWMHTFSPAKMWIAGLSQLQKPLLHFHTQFNRDIPWETIDMDFMNLNQSAHGDREYGHIGARLGIARKVVVGHWEDGEVRGSIAGWMRTAAAYAESRRLKVARFGDNMRQVAVTEGDKVEAQIKLGWSVNGYGIGDLVQSMNEVGDEEVKALLNEYAELYSITKEGLSDGPVRDSIAYQARIEIALRRFLEEGGFGAFTTTFEDLHGMKQLPGLAVQRLMESGYGFGGEGDWKTAALTRVLKVLAGNKSTSFMEDYTYHFEQGNHMILGSHMLEVCPTIALDKPTLEVHPLGIGGKGDPARLVFNGQDGPAVNASLIDLGHRFRLLVNVVDGVKVEQPMPKLPVARVLWKPQPSLRESAEAWILAGGAHHTVLSYAMTAEHLSDWAEMVGIEAVIIDKDTTIPRFKNELRWSEAAYRLR from the coding sequence ATGAATTTGAAACCGCATTCTTTTTGGTTCGTCACCGGAAGCCAGCACTTGTATGGCCCCGAAACGCTGGAGCAGGTAGCTGAGCATTCCCGCATCGTGGCAACGGAGTTTGATAAAGATCCTGTATTTTCCTATCCCATTGTGTTCAAGCCGATCGTAACGACACCCGATGAAATATACAACCTGATTCTTGAGGCCAACAATGATGAGTCCTGCGCAGGTATTATGACCTGGATGCACACCTTCTCCCCGGCCAAAATGTGGATCGCGGGTCTATCCCAATTGCAGAAGCCGCTTCTTCATTTCCATACCCAATTCAACCGGGATATCCCTTGGGAAACGATTGATATGGATTTTATGAATTTGAACCAATCCGCGCACGGTGATCGCGAGTATGGTCATATTGGTGCCCGTCTCGGCATTGCTCGCAAGGTGGTTGTGGGCCATTGGGAAGACGGGGAGGTTCGAGGCAGCATTGCCGGCTGGATGAGGACCGCTGCGGCCTATGCCGAAAGCCGCAGGCTGAAAGTGGCCCGCTTCGGCGATAATATGCGCCAAGTGGCGGTAACCGAAGGGGATAAAGTAGAAGCCCAAATCAAGCTTGGCTGGTCCGTGAACGGTTATGGCATCGGCGATCTTGTGCAGTCCATGAATGAAGTCGGCGATGAAGAGGTTAAGGCGCTCCTGAACGAATATGCGGAGTTGTATTCCATAACCAAGGAAGGGCTTAGCGACGGTCCCGTGCGCGATTCGATTGCGTATCAAGCCCGGATCGAGATTGCGCTTCGTCGTTTCCTCGAAGAGGGCGGCTTTGGCGCATTCACGACGACCTTTGAGGATCTGCATGGAATGAAGCAGCTTCCGGGACTCGCCGTACAGCGTCTGATGGAGTCGGGATACGGCTTCGGCGGGGAAGGGGATTGGAAAACAGCTGCCCTGACGCGTGTATTGAAGGTGCTTGCGGGCAATAAAAGCACTTCTTTCATGGAGGACTACACCTATCACTTCGAGCAAGGGAATCATATGATTCTTGGATCGCACATGCTGGAGGTATGTCCGACCATTGCACTGGATAAACCGACGCTGGAAGTTCATCCACTCGGGATCGGAGGCAAGGGAGATCCCGCGCGACTCGTGTTTAACGGCCAAGACGGCCCGGCGGTCAATGCTTCCCTGATCGATCTGGGTCACCGCTTCAGACTGCTGGTGAATGTCGTGGATGGCGTCAAGGTGGAGCAGCCGATGCCGAAGCTGCCGGTAGCCCGTGTGCTGTGGAAACCGCAGCCATCGCTCCGCGAATCTGCGGAAGCGTGGATATTGGCCGGTGGAGCGCATCACACCGTTCTCTCTTATGCCATGACGGCTGAGCATTTGAGCGATTGGGCGGAGATGGTCGGCATTGAAGCGGTCATTATTGATAAGGATACAACGATACCGCGCTTCAAGAACGAGCTCCGCTGGAGTGAAGCCGCATACCGCCTGCGGTAA